A window of Firmicutes bacterium HGW-Firmicutes-1 contains these coding sequences:
- a CDS encoding phosphate ABC transporter ATP-binding protein, protein MDKSIKFMIKDLDFFYGDLQALKNINMDILKNEITAFIGPSGCGKSTFLRTLNRMNDLIEGVRVEGKIELDSEDIYGDIDVIKLRSRVGMVFQKPNPFPMSVYDNIAYGPRSHGIKKKAILDEIVESSLRKAAIWDEVSDRLKRNAIGFSGGQQQRICIARALAVEPEVLLMDEPTSALDPISTLKIEDLATELKKDYTIVMVTHNMQQAARISDKTAFFLLGELLEFDSTEKIFSNPTKQKTEDYITGRFG, encoded by the coding sequence ATGGATAAAAGTATAAAATTTATGATCAAGGATTTGGATTTTTTTTACGGTGACCTTCAAGCCTTAAAAAATATTAATATGGATATACTAAAAAATGAAATCACAGCATTTATCGGTCCGTCTGGATGTGGTAAGTCAACCTTCTTAAGAACATTAAATAGGATGAACGATTTAATAGAAGGTGTAAGAGTAGAAGGAAAAATTGAGTTAGACAGTGAAGATATCTATGGTGATATTGATGTTATTAAGCTAAGATCAAGAGTTGGCATGGTTTTTCAAAAGCCGAATCCTTTTCCAATGAGTGTATATGATAATATTGCTTATGGTCCAAGATCACATGGCATTAAGAAAAAAGCAATTCTAGATGAGATTGTAGAAAGTAGTCTTAGAAAAGCTGCTATCTGGGATGAAGTAAGTGATAGACTTAAAAGAAATGCAATTGGATTTTCTGGAGGACAACAACAAAGGATATGTATAGCAAGAGCATTGGCAGTTGAACCAGAAGTATTGTTAATGGATGAACCAACATCTGCACTTGATCCAATTTCTACATTAAAAATTGAGGACTTGGCAACTGAGTTAAAAAAGGATTATACTATTGTTATGGTAACGCATAATATGCAGCAAGCTGCAAGAATATCTGATAAAACTGCATTTTTCCTTCTTGGAGAACTGCTTGAATTTGATAGTACAGAAAAGATATTTAGCAATCCAACAAAACAAAAGACAGAGGATTATATCACAGGACGCTTTGGGTGA
- the phoU gene encoding phosphate transport system regulatory protein PhoU gives MPERYEFQRELDVLHKDLTKMGAVIEKTMDDMIEALITQNIELAQQVIDRDEEIDEMELKVERECILLIARQQPIASDLRDIAAVLKIITDLERIADHCADISEYTVSLSKENYIKPVVHIPEMVEKVKQMVKDAIDCSVKKDLELARSICARDDEIDNYFDTIIEELIELMKENSDNIRQCKDFMFIVKYLERMGDHATNIAEWIIYTVTGSH, from the coding sequence ATGCCAGAAAGATATGAATTTCAAAGAGAGCTAGATGTACTACATAAAGACTTAACAAAAATGGGTGCAGTCATCGAAAAAACAATGGATGACATGATTGAGGCATTGATTACTCAAAATATTGAATTGGCTCAACAGGTTATTGATAGAGATGAAGAAATTGATGAAATGGAACTTAAGGTTGAAAGAGAATGCATCTTATTAATTGCTAGACAGCAACCGATTGCTTCAGACCTTAGAGATATAGCTGCTGTTCTTAAAATCATTACTGATTTAGAGCGAATTGCGGATCATTGTGCAGATATTTCTGAATATACAGTTAGTTTGTCTAAAGAGAATTATATTAAACCAGTGGTTCATATTCCTGAAATGGTTGAAAAAGTGAAGCAAATGGTAAAGGATGCGATTGATTGCTCGGTAAAAAAAGACTTGGAACTGGCAAGATCTATTTGTGCTAGAGACGATGAGATTGACAACTATTTTGATACTATAATTGAAGAATTAATAGAGCTTATGAAAGAGAATAGTGATAATATTAGACAGTGTAAGGACTTTATGTTTATAGTCAAGTATTTGGAAAGAATGGGAGACCATGCTACAAATATTGCTGAATGGATTATATATACAGTGACAGGCAGCCACTAA